CCTAAAGCTGTTTGATGATTTTTACAGAAGATATAATATTTCCGGATACCTGAGTACCGATGTAAAAGACTGGATTACATTACGGGGGCAATATATGCTCTCTAAAGTCCGGGAAGAATCTCCTTTTACCTACGGATCAGAAGTATATCAGCCAATTTATTATCTGTACAGATGGCATCAGGTATATCCCTATGGCACTTATAACGGACATGAATTCAGAGGGGCTGTGAATGATCTAAAATCCGCACGGCCTGTTGAAACAGATAGAGACTATAGCCGGTACGTGTTAGGGACTACAGTAAAACTAGCCAAGGGCTTAACTGCCGATTTTGACTATACGTATGCACAGACTTATGTTACCAATCACACGGTTGGTGGTTACATCAGTGGCATTAACCAGTGGAATGTACCGAAAGACAAAAAATTAGATGAGTTATACGGCATTTATACTTCTGCTTCTTATGATTATGCGCGTTATACTTCTTCAAAAAATATCAGAAACACATATAACGGATATTTAACATACGAGAATAAGTTTCAGAATCACGAATTAAAAATAACGGCTGGTACAAATATCGAAGATGCAGAATACATTTGGATGTCAACGCGCAGAAATGGCGTATATGATTTTGATAAAGGAGAGGTGAATCTTGCCGGAGGGGATCAATTAGCCTCTTCAAGCCATTCATGGTGGTCGGTTGCCGGTTTTTTCGGCAGGATCAATTATTCATTTTTAGATAGATATTTATTAGAAGTAAGTGGCCGTTACGATGGATCTTCCCGATTCGAAAGGGGTAAAAGATGGGATTTTTTCCCTTCTCTATCCGCAGGATGGCGAATGGGTGAAGAATCTTTCATGAAGCCGTTAAAACCCATCTTAAGTTCGCTGAAAATAAGAGGAACATATGGTTCCGTTGGCAATCAGGATGTCCCCTTGAATTCGTTTATTTCCACTTTAAAAGCCTTTACTCCGTCAGGCGCAGGGAATTATTGGTTAATAAACGGCAACTTCGTCCCTTATATTAGTAGCGGACCGACTTTAGTGAATTCGGATCTGACATGGGAAAAAGTTGAATCATTTGATTTGGGTTTGGATGCCGGCTTTTTAGATCAAAAAATAAATGTCACTTTCGATTGGTATAATCGCAAGACACTCAATATGCTTGCTCCTGGTGAAACAGTACCTTCTACTGTGGGAATTGCAGCTCCGAAAAGAAATTTTGGAGAGTTGGCAACCAAAGGTGTTGAGTTAGAAGTTAGATATAATAAACGGTTTGAAAATGGTTTACGTCTATTTGTTTCAGGACAATTTACAGATTACAAGACTGTTGTGACAAAATATGCTTCACCAAGCGACCCTCGAAATTCCGATTCCTATTGGGAAGGTAAAGTGCTGGGGCAAATATGGGGTTATAAGACAGATGGTTTGTTTCAAAAAGAAGATTTTGTTTGGGAAGGTGATCAGATAAAACAGACTATCCTTGAAAACGGACTATCGAAAAACACAATGGCGCCGGGAGTTCCCGATCAATATATATTGGAATCCGGTTTATTTAAATTTGGCCCGGGAGATGTGAAATTTAAAGATTTGAACGGAGACGGAGTGATTGATTACGGGACTAATACAGTTGGAGATCCGGGAGACAGAACAGTAATAGGGAATACAACACCTCGGTATCAGTATGGATTCAGGTTTGGAGGAACGTGGAAAGGATTTGATGCCGATGTTTTCTTCCAGGGCGTAGGAAAACGTCATATATGGGCCACGGGAAATATGGTACTTCCTGGTTATTATGCCGCTGAAGCCAATTTTGCTCATACGTTAGATTACTGGACCCCGGAAAATACAGGAGCATTTTATCCAAGGCCATTGGAATATAGTCAAACCGCTAAGTGGAACTACCTTCCCAATGACAGATATTTATTAAATGCAGCCTATATGCGCTTAAAAAGCCTAAACATTGGCTATAGCCTGCCGGAGAAATTATTAAAATATGTTTCCGTTGAAAAATGCAGGCTCTATTGTAATGGAGAGAACCTGTTTGAATTTGATAAGATGGGCAAAGTGCCTATTGACCCTGAAATAGATTGGGTTTACGGTGTTACGGCTAATGATTCCCGTTCATTCGGACGCAGTTATCCGTACCGCAGAACAATTTCATTCGGATTACAGGTAGAATTCTAACAAAAAAGAAAGACATGAAAAAAATATTTTATATCATACCGATTTTATTTATTTCGCT
This portion of the Petrimonas sulfuriphila genome encodes:
- a CDS encoding TonB-dependent receptor; the encoded protein is MQENNNRAHFTTKKTEKFFTIMKIYFLIALLCIFSISAENTYSQSKTVNAELKNVTLREALQEIEKNSDYLFLVMDNTESYLTTKVNISINNKSMVEILDLLLKNTNLTYSIVNRQITISRKPGIAENKEIDVKTSIKEVQQTEKTITGVVTNANGEAIIGANIIEVGTPSHGTITDINGRFTLNVSNNASIKVSFIGYLSQTINTIGKTSLNITLAEDTQALEEVVVVGYGTQRKENLTGAVSTVDVERTLKARPITDVGRALQGSAPGLVIKTTSGVLGGSPSIRIRGTVSTIGGGSGNPLILVDNVEVPDLSYVNPDNIKSISVLKDASTTAIYGARAAFGALLITTKKGDKDRAPRITYSNNFSWSTPTDVPKHTRADLNLQYSLDQANALRDKPLEERGQVGYYYNADVIKKVKEWIDTYGDGKGLGREMVEGRDFDYRPSGGVYYYRPWDIYKIYYKNWTPQQNQNISVNGGTEKTQYNLSAAYMNQKGILKLFDDFYRRYNISGYLSTDVKDWITLRGQYMLSKVREESPFTYGSEVYQPIYYLYRWHQVYPYGTYNGHEFRGAVNDLKSARPVETDRDYSRYVLGTTVKLAKGLTADFDYTYAQTYVTNHTVGGYISGINQWNVPKDKKLDELYGIYTSASYDYARYTSSKNIRNTYNGYLTYENKFQNHELKITAGTNIEDAEYIWMSTRRNGVYDFDKGEVNLAGGDQLASSSHSWWSVAGFFGRINYSFLDRYLLEVSGRYDGSSRFERGKRWDFFPSLSAGWRMGEESFMKPLKPILSSLKIRGTYGSVGNQDVPLNSFISTLKAFTPSGAGNYWLINGNFVPYISSGPTLVNSDLTWEKVESFDLGLDAGFLDQKINVTFDWYNRKTLNMLAPGETVPSTVGIAAPKRNFGELATKGVELEVRYNKRFENGLRLFVSGQFTDYKTVVTKYASPSDPRNSDSYWEGKVLGQIWGYKTDGLFQKEDFVWEGDQIKQTILENGLSKNTMAPGVPDQYILESGLFKFGPGDVKFKDLNGDGVIDYGTNTVGDPGDRTVIGNTTPRYQYGFRFGGTWKGFDADVFFQGVGKRHIWATGNMVLPGYYAAEANFAHTLDYWTPENTGAFYPRPLEYSQTAKWNYLPNDRYLLNAAYMRLKSLNIGYSLPEKLLKYVSVEKCRLYCNGENLFEFDKMGKVPIDPEIDWVYGVTANDSRSFGRSYPYRRTISFGLQVEF